One Glycine max cultivar Williams 82 chromosome 6, Glycine_max_v4.0, whole genome shotgun sequence DNA segment encodes these proteins:
- the LOC100779773 gene encoding general transcription factor IIE subunit 1 encodes MVDHYNKLVKLAARAFYDDLTSKGENQPKSGRSDNRGIAVVILDALTRRQWVREEDLAKDLKLHTKQLRRTLRFFEEEKIITREYRRETAKGAKMYSAATAATVDVQLTGKEGEEKVKLHTHSYCCLDYAQIYDVVRYRIHRMKKLLKDELDNKNTIEEYICTKCGKRYNALDALRLVSFEDDDFHCESCNGKLEVENDKFVAQEGGDGDENARRRRHEKLKDMLQKMEAQLKPLMDQLSRVKDLPVPEFGSLLAWEARASAMGRAANGDMSGDSKMSQLGYNGAPMPYSGDTKVVVDFNGTEDIKDVKSETGSASLKVLPPWMIKSGMVLTKEQRGEAKEEIKMDGTSTSSSAQYLDDKKSTVDHDDKKNIQDEYIKAYYAALLKQQHELEAASKQELPNTLTANDPSSSASNRQVGMKSKLEEDDDGTEWEEAPVAGIGNENYKVDLNVEADDTPADDDEEVDWEEG; translated from the exons ATGGTCGATCACTACAACAA GCTGGTTAAACTAGCGGCGAGGGCTTTCTACGATGATCTAACGAGTAAAGGAGAGAATCAACCCAAATCGGGAAGGAGTGATAACAGAGGAATCGCTGTGGTGATTCTCGACGCTCTCACAAG GCGACAATGGGTCCGAGAAGAAGACTTGGCAAAAGATCTCAAATTACACACAAAACAGCTTCGCCGAACTCTCCGGTTTTTTGAAGAGGAGAAGATCATTACTCGAGAATATAGGAGAGAG ACAGCAAAAGGAGCAAAAATGTATAGTGCTGCTACAGCTGCTACAGTTGATGTTCAGCTGACTGGAAAAGAGGGAGAAGAAAAGGTCAAGTTGCACACGCACTCTTACTGTTGTCTAGATTATGCACAG ATATATGATGTGGTTAGGTACAGAATACATCGCATGAAAAAGCTGCTGAAAGATGAATTGGACAACAAGaacacaattgaggaatatatCTGTACAAAATGTGGAAAAAG ATATAATGCTCTGGATGCATTGCGATTAGTATCTTTTGAAGATGATGACTTCCATTGTGAAAGTTGTAATGGAAAACTTGAGGTAGAAAATGACAAATTTGTTGCTCAAGAAGGGGGTGATGGAGATGAAAATGCAAGAAGACGGCGCCATGAAAAGTTAAAAGACATGCTTCAGAAGATGGAG GCACAGCTGAAGCCTTTGATGGACCAACTCAGCCGGGTGAAAGATTTGCCTGTTCCAGAATTTGGCAGTCTTCTAGCGTGGGAAGCTCGAGCTAGTGCTATGGGGCGTGCAGCCAACGGAGATATGTCTGGTGATTCTAAAATGTCTCAGCTTGGATATAATGGAGCACCAATGCCTTATAGTGGAGATACTAAG GTTGTGGTGGACTTCAATGGGACTGAAGACATAAAGGATGTTAAGTCTGAAACTGGAAGTGCATCTCTAAAGGTTTTGCCACCATGGATGATTAAATCAGGGATGGTTCTTACAAAGGAACAACGTGGAGAGGCGAAGGAGGAAATAAAGATGGATGGGACTTCAACTTCCTCATCAGCACAGTACTTGGACGACAAGAAATCAACAGTTGACCATgatgataagaaaaatatacag gATGAGTATATTAAAGCTTATTATGCTGCTTTGCTTAAACAACAACATGAATTGGAAGCTGCTAGTAAACAAGAATTGCCAAATACACTCACTGCAAATGATCCTTCTAGCAGTGCTTCTAATCGTCAAGTTGGCATGAAATCAAAACTtgaggaagatgatgatggtACTGAATGGGAGGAGGCTCCAGTTGCAG GTATTGGAAATGAAAATTACAAGGTCgatttgaatgttgaagctgATGATACTCCAGCTGATGACGATGAAGAAGTGGACTGGGAGGAA